In Bosea vestrisii, the following are encoded in one genomic region:
- a CDS encoding aspartate aminotransferase family protein — MSMPAYKTDEPASQPSRPQLISVEAAKQLDAQQVKELFTAHINPGQVHFLKLLGFDKIIVDRAEGMHYITKDGRKILDFFGGFCSVAFGHNHPRIVAARKKFQDENRHEICMAFMSQYASALAKNLATIAPGDLDMVFLGSTGSEVMEAALKVAEQAQGPARSKILHAANSFHGKTKGVLSITDSTLYQSGFKLVENRVKVPFGEIDAVRRALESDPSIGIVVMETIQGGGGIVEAPDGFWRQLRVLCDKHGVLWIADEVQCGLGRTGQFFAFERDGVVPDVTALAKALGGSKAAMGAMIARRELYMKAYGKPKTALIHAQATFGGMGEACVSAIEALNVLYDEDLMGNARRQGDYLIERLSELRTKHPTLLKEIRGRGLMIGVEFQDISEAMPFGVKHMVALLDDKLKGSLCGFIGALLLKDYDVLVAFTEYNRNVIRLEPPLIVTREQCDQFIDALDDLLSRGITRIVTDYLRKVAVAKS, encoded by the coding sequence ATGAGCATGCCCGCCTACAAGACGGACGAGCCCGCTTCGCAGCCCTCGCGCCCGCAGCTGATCAGCGTCGAGGCCGCCAAGCAGCTCGACGCCCAGCAGGTCAAGGAGCTCTTTACCGCTCATATCAACCCGGGCCAGGTGCATTTCCTCAAGCTGCTTGGCTTCGACAAGATCATCGTCGATCGCGCCGAGGGCATGCACTACATCACCAAGGACGGGCGGAAGATCCTTGATTTCTTCGGCGGTTTCTGCTCGGTCGCCTTCGGCCACAACCATCCGCGCATCGTCGCCGCCCGGAAGAAGTTCCAGGACGAGAACCGCCATGAGATCTGCATGGCCTTCATGTCGCAATACGCCTCGGCGCTGGCGAAGAACCTCGCCACCATCGCGCCCGGCGATCTCGACATGGTCTTCCTCGGCTCGACCGGCTCGGAGGTGATGGAAGCGGCGCTGAAGGTCGCCGAACAGGCGCAGGGGCCGGCCAGGTCCAAGATCCTGCACGCCGCCAATTCCTTCCACGGCAAGACCAAGGGCGTGCTCTCGATCACCGATTCGACGCTCTACCAGTCTGGGTTCAAGCTGGTCGAAAACCGGGTGAAAGTGCCGTTCGGTGAGATCGACGCGGTGCGCCGAGCGCTCGAGAGCGATCCATCGATCGGCATCGTCGTGATGGAGACGATCCAGGGCGGCGGCGGCATCGTCGAGGCACCTGATGGCTTCTGGCGGCAATTGCGTGTGCTCTGCGACAAGCACGGCGTGCTCTGGATCGCCGACGAGGTGCAGTGCGGGCTCGGCCGCACCGGCCAGTTCTTCGCCTTCGAGCGCGACGGCGTCGTCCCGGACGTGACCGCGCTCGCCAAGGCCCTCGGCGGCTCGAAGGCCGCGATGGGCGCGATGATCGCCCGCCGCGAGCTCTACATGAAGGCCTATGGCAAGCCGAAGACGGCGCTGATCCATGCCCAGGCCACCTTCGGCGGCATGGGCGAGGCCTGCGTCAGCGCGATCGAGGCCCTCAACGTCCTCTATGACGAGGACCTGATGGGCAATGCCAGGCGCCAGGGCGACTATCTGATCGAGCGCCTGAGCGAACTTCGCACCAAGCACCCGACCTTGCTCAAGGAAATCCGCGGCCGCGGCCTGATGATCGGCGTCGAGTTCCAGGACATCAGCGAGGCCATGCCCTTCGGCGTGAAGCACATGGTCGCGCTGCTCGACGACAAGCTGAAGGGCTCGCTCTGCGGCTTCATCGGCGCGCTCCTGCTGAAGGATTACGACGTCCTCGTCGCCTTCACCGAATACAACCGCAACGTCATCCGGCTCGAGCCGCCGCTGATCGTCACCCGCGAGCAGTGCGATCAGTTCATAGACGCGCTCGACGACCTGCTCTCGCGCGGCATCACCCGCATCGTCACCGACTATCTGCGCAAGGTCGCGGTGGCGAAGAGCTGA
- the rnk gene encoding nucleoside diphosphate kinase regulator, with translation MTQSTQKTHRKPKIIVGEIDHERLTGLATTALERVPEVAEELLAEMDRAKVVAPGKLPADVVRMGSFVTFDSDSAQHRRVQLVYPGEADIEQGRISVLTPIGAALIGLAAGQSIAWTARDGKKHVLTVTAVEQAAMAAI, from the coding sequence ATGACCCAGTCGACCCAGAAGACCCATCGCAAGCCGAAGATCATCGTCGGCGAGATCGACCATGAGCGCCTGACCGGCCTCGCCACCACGGCCCTCGAGCGCGTGCCCGAGGTCGCCGAGGAACTGCTCGCAGAGATGGACCGTGCCAAGGTCGTCGCGCCGGGTAAGCTGCCGGCCGACGTCGTGCGCATGGGCTCCTTCGTCACCTTCGATTCCGACAGCGCCCAGCATCGCCGCGTCCAGCTCGTCTATCCCGGCGAGGCCGACATCGAGCAGGGCCGCATCTCGGTGCTGACCCCGATCGGCGCGGCACTGATCGGCCTCGCCGCCGGTCAGTCGATCGCCTGGACCGCCCGCGACGGCAAGAAGCACGTGCTGACGGTGACGGCGGTCGAGCAGGCAGCCATGGCCGCGATCTGA
- a CDS encoding FAD-binding oxidoreductase yields MSKERAVLRSWGGLEARDSTLIEPDDWLVGLRGSEPVLAYGNGRSYGDSCLNDGGGLIAARRLGRILSFDAGTGIMVCEAGVLLDEVLKLCVPAGWFPPVSPGTSLVTIAGALANDVHGKNHHRAGTFGRHVRSFELARSDGSVLTCSPIQNAELFAATIGGMGLTGLITRIELQLMPVDSAEMLQEVIRFDGLDGFFAIAAASDATHDYTVAWVDSLAGGRQFGRGVFFRANHAPASDVPPAKAGPTLPFPLTPPFPLINRLSLRAFNALYRAAQPRTPEPRRIAYHPFFYPLDRIRDWNRAYGPRGLRQFQCAVPIANAREAVEEMLRLTLRAGESSFLTVLKLFGDGPSPGMMSFPIPGATLTLDFPHRGERTLRLLDALDRIAIEAGGRVNPYKDAHMSAATFEASFPHWRDFARHIDPGFSSSFWRRVTGV; encoded by the coding sequence GTGAGCAAGGAGCGCGCCGTGTTGCGCTCATGGGGCGGGCTGGAAGCCAGGGATTCCACGCTGATCGAACCGGATGACTGGCTCGTGGGGCTCCGGGGCAGCGAACCGGTGCTGGCCTACGGCAATGGCCGCTCCTATGGCGATTCCTGCCTGAACGATGGCGGCGGCCTGATCGCGGCGCGCCGGCTCGGCCGGATTCTCTCCTTCGACGCCGGGACCGGGATCATGGTCTGCGAGGCCGGGGTGCTGCTCGACGAGGTGCTGAAGCTCTGTGTGCCGGCTGGCTGGTTTCCCCCGGTGTCGCCCGGTACCAGCCTCGTCACCATCGCCGGGGCGCTCGCCAACGATGTCCACGGCAAGAACCATCACCGCGCGGGGACCTTCGGGCGGCATGTGCGCAGTTTCGAGCTGGCGAGATCGGACGGCTCGGTCCTGACGTGCTCGCCGATTCAGAATGCCGAGCTCTTCGCGGCGACGATCGGCGGGATGGGGCTGACCGGGCTGATCACGCGGATCGAGCTGCAATTGATGCCGGTCGATTCCGCCGAGATGCTGCAGGAGGTGATTCGGTTCGACGGGCTCGACGGCTTCTTCGCCATCGCCGCTGCGTCCGACGCGACGCATGACTACACCGTCGCCTGGGTCGATTCACTTGCCGGTGGTCGACAGTTCGGGCGGGGCGTATTCTTCCGTGCCAACCATGCACCAGCCTCCGACGTCCCGCCGGCGAAGGCCGGGCCAACCCTGCCGTTTCCGCTGACGCCGCCATTCCCGCTGATCAATCGGCTGAGCTTGCGCGCCTTCAACGCGCTCTATCGCGCCGCCCAGCCGCGGACGCCGGAGCCGCGGCGCATCGCCTATCACCCGTTCTTCTATCCGCTTGACCGCATCCGCGACTGGAACCGCGCCTATGGGCCCAGGGGCCTGCGCCAGTTCCAGTGCGCCGTGCCGATAGCGAATGCGCGCGAGGCGGTCGAGGAGATGCTGCGCCTGACACTGAGGGCCGGCGAGAGCTCGTTCCTCACCGTGCTGAAGCTGTTCGGCGACGGGCCCTCGCCGGGGATGATGTCTTTCCCGATACCCGGCGCGACACTGACGCTCGATTTCCCGCATCGCGGCGAGCGCACCCTCAGACTACTGGATGCGCTCGACCGCATCGCGATCGAAGCCGGCGGACGGGTCAATCCCTACAAGGACGCGCACATGTCGGCTGCGACCTTCGAGGCCTCGTTCCCGCACTGGCGCGACTTCGCGCGCCATATCGATCCTGGCTTTTCCTCGAGCTTCTGGCGGCGGGTGACGGGCGTTTAG
- a CDS encoding type II toxin-antitoxin system Phd/YefM family antitoxin produces the protein MRISVSDAKAQLTELVRRAEAGEAVVLTRHGQEAVRLVPVQRIVGRVERRTLMERVRLSGAAKALTGPDAARSQDFLYDDDGMPR, from the coding sequence ATGCGCATATCCGTCAGCGACGCTAAAGCTCAGCTCACCGAATTGGTTCGCCGGGCAGAAGCGGGCGAAGCCGTCGTTCTCACCCGGCACGGCCAAGAAGCCGTGCGTCTGGTTCCAGTACAGCGCATTGTCGGAAGAGTGGAGCGCCGCACACTGATGGAGCGCGTACGGCTTTCGGGAGCGGCGAAAGCTCTGACCGGGCCGGACGCGGCGCGCAGTCAGGACTTCCTCTACGACGATGACGGCATGCCGCGATGA
- a CDS encoding pentapeptide repeat-containing protein produces the protein MASLFRLVPDMRAELLQVNSWARPHQAGFVAAQRAARYGAAGPEASAFMAARREATLARLGEGAASWNGWAGEMARLRGRIGADGPFLALWRLLADVELVDEIFEGEFNVAGIIFPAAARFAGSAFCGDAWFSEAHFHGPASFRDASFRSDAFFDRAHFAGDADFGAATLHGTAEFRDMRCEGTACFVEAEFTGDAWFRGSRFDGVTQFRGVRHAGEAGFGECRFAAAADFGEAEFAGNAGFEEARFGQLVTFAGARFDRGAWFSNAAFDGRSNFERARFRGRRHFEGISLATEVSPVAQQIAALERLQFSRR, from the coding sequence ATGGCCAGTCTGTTCCGGCTCGTGCCCGATATGCGCGCCGAACTGCTGCAGGTGAATTCCTGGGCGCGGCCGCATCAGGCCGGCTTTGTCGCTGCGCAGCGTGCGGCGCGCTACGGCGCGGCTGGGCCGGAGGCCTCTGCCTTCATGGCAGCCAGGCGCGAGGCGACGCTGGCGCGGCTCGGAGAGGGAGCTGCGAGCTGGAACGGCTGGGCCGGAGAGATGGCGCGGCTGCGCGGCCGGATCGGTGCCGACGGGCCGTTCCTCGCCCTCTGGCGCCTGCTCGCCGATGTCGAACTGGTCGACGAGATATTCGAGGGCGAGTTCAACGTCGCCGGCATCATCTTCCCGGCGGCAGCCCGTTTCGCCGGCAGCGCCTTTTGCGGCGACGCCTGGTTTTCCGAGGCGCATTTTCACGGTCCCGCCAGCTTCCGCGATGCGAGCTTCCGCAGCGATGCCTTCTTCGACCGGGCGCATTTCGCCGGAGATGCCGATTTCGGTGCGGCGACCCTCCACGGCACGGCTGAGTTCCGCGACATGCGCTGCGAGGGCACGGCCTGCTTCGTCGAGGCGGAGTTCACCGGCGACGCCTGGTTCCGCGGCTCGCGCTTCGATGGCGTGACGCAGTTCCGCGGCGTGCGCCATGCCGGCGAGGCCGGCTTCGGCGAATGCCGCTTTGCCGCTGCCGCCGATTTCGGCGAGGCCGAATTCGCCGGCAATGCCGGCTTCGAGGAAGCCCGTTTCGGGCAGCTGGTGACGTTCGCCGGCGCGCGCTTCGATCGCGGTGCCTGGTTCAGCAACGCTGCCTTCGACGGCCGCTCGAATTTCGAGCGTGCCCGCTTCCGCGGCCGCCGCCACTTCGAGGGGATTTCGCTGGCGACCGAGGTCTCTCCGGTGGCGCAGCAGATCGCGGCGCTGGAGCGCCTGCAGTTCAGCAGACGCTGA
- a CDS encoding glutathione S-transferase family protein, producing the protein MLTFYHAPQSRSFSILWLLEELGQPYEMKLVDIRAEGGPPESYRAVQPHKKVPAIVHDGTTVTERAAICLYLTEQFPNAGLAPAIGDADRPSFLTSLVYTDAVLDPIIATSVHKYQYEARGFSFGSHADTVANLAKKLGEHPYAAGERFTAADTQLGAGIHFGMNIVGVLPRLPVFEAYMARMIERPALQRTMQKDGTLEPGQVP; encoded by the coding sequence ATGCTGACCTTCTATCACGCGCCGCAATCGCGCTCGTTCTCGATCCTCTGGCTGCTCGAGGAGCTCGGCCAGCCCTATGAGATGAAGCTCGTCGATATCCGCGCCGAAGGCGGCCCGCCGGAAAGCTATCGCGCTGTCCAGCCGCACAAGAAGGTGCCGGCGATCGTGCATGACGGCACCACCGTCACCGAGCGCGCCGCGATCTGCCTCTATCTCACCGAGCAGTTCCCCAATGCCGGGCTCGCTCCCGCCATCGGCGATGCCGACCGCCCGAGCTTCCTGACCTCGCTGGTCTATACCGACGCCGTGCTCGACCCGATCATCGCGACCTCCGTCCACAAATACCAGTACGAGGCGCGCGGCTTCTCCTTCGGCTCGCATGCCGACACCGTCGCCAATCTCGCAAAGAAGCTCGGCGAGCACCCCTATGCCGCCGGCGAGCGCTTCACCGCCGCCGACACCCAGCTCGGCGCCGGCATCCATTTCGGCATGAACATCGTCGGCGTGCTGCCGCGCCTGCCGGTGTTCGAAGCCTATATGGCGCGGATGATCGAGCGCCCCGCCCTGCAGCGGACCATGCAGAAGGACGGCACGCTCGAGCCCGGCCAAGTACCCTGA
- a CDS encoding MBL fold metallo-hydrolase has translation MHAPDPHGLIFPFPEPPAPGQLIEVAPGIFWARIALPFRLDHVNIYLIEDGDGFAVIDTGIGDEATKQAWLALTAGALAGKRLTRLFVTHFHPDHIGLAGWLHERFGTPLLTSQTSYLGCLNISLSPGAAEAPVYKDFYLRHGLSAEVTSVVSTLGHGYLRQVTPLPPTFTRVVAGDVLRIGGRDFFVLAGDGHAPEQLMFHCPEANVFLAADQVLAKITPNISVWAVDPEGDPLGLYLRSLSALPQAIPPGTLVLPGHQLPFYGLAERCAALAAHHGERCRLISDAVAKGAHSVAELVPVMFTRPLDPHQLSFAFSEVFAHVNAMLRQGELRWAEPQAGTMRVMVAG, from the coding sequence TTGCACGCTCCCGATCCGCACGGCCTGATCTTTCCCTTTCCCGAGCCGCCGGCGCCCGGCCAGCTGATCGAGGTCGCGCCGGGCATCTTCTGGGCGAGGATCGCGCTGCCGTTTCGGCTAGACCACGTCAACATCTACCTGATCGAGGACGGCGACGGCTTCGCGGTGATCGACACCGGCATCGGCGACGAAGCGACCAAGCAGGCATGGCTCGCGCTGACCGCGGGCGCTCTCGCCGGCAAGCGGCTGACCCGGCTCTTCGTCACGCATTTCCATCCCGACCATATCGGGCTTGCCGGCTGGCTGCACGAGCGCTTCGGCACGCCGCTCTTGACCAGCCAGACGAGCTATCTCGGCTGCCTCAACATCTCGCTCAGCCCGGGGGCGGCGGAGGCGCCGGTCTACAAGGATTTCTACCTGCGCCACGGTCTCTCTGCCGAGGTGACTTCGGTCGTCTCGACGCTTGGCCATGGCTATCTCCGCCAAGTCACCCCGCTGCCGCCGACCTTCACCCGCGTCGTCGCCGGCGATGTGCTGCGCATTGGCGGCCGCGATTTCTTCGTGCTGGCGGGCGACGGCCATGCGCCGGAGCAGCTGATGTTCCACTGCCCGGAGGCGAACGTCTTCCTGGCGGCGGACCAGGTGCTGGCCAAGATCACGCCCAACATCAGTGTCTGGGCAGTCGATCCCGAGGGCGATCCGCTCGGCCTCTATCTGCGCTCGCTGAGCGCCCTGCCGCAGGCGATCCCGCCGGGGACGCTGGTCCTGCCCGGCCATCAACTGCCGTTCTACGGCCTCGCAGAGCGCTGCGCCGCGCTCGCCGCCCATCATGGCGAACGCTGCCGGCTGATCTCCGATGCGGTCGCCAAGGGGGCGCATTCGGTCGCCGAACTGGTGCCGGTGATGTTCACCCGGCCGCTCGACCCGCACCAGCTCTCCTTTGCCTTCAGCGAGGTGTTTGCGCATGTGAACGCGATGCTGCGGCAGGGGGAACTGCGCTGGGCCGAGCCGCAGGCCGGCACCATGCGGGTCATGGTGGCCGGCTGA
- the cynS gene encoding cyanase, translating to MKREELTEKILDIKREKGWSWKHITDEIGGMSEVLVVGALLGQMKLVKPLAEKAAALFGLSEVEKRMLNEVPYRGTGTPMPPTDPLIYRFYEMVMVNGPAWKALIEEEFGDGIMSAIDFNIAFEREPNPKGDRVRIAMSGKFLPYKYYGNEQGIPDYGFKEE from the coding sequence ATGAAGCGCGAAGAGCTCACCGAGAAGATTCTCGACATCAAGCGCGAGAAGGGCTGGAGCTGGAAACATATCACCGATGAGATCGGTGGCATGTCCGAGGTACTGGTGGTCGGTGCCCTGCTCGGCCAGATGAAGCTGGTGAAGCCGCTGGCCGAGAAGGCGGCGGCGCTGTTCGGCCTCTCGGAGGTCGAGAAGCGCATGCTCAACGAAGTGCCCTATCGGGGCACCGGCACGCCGATGCCGCCGACCGACCCGCTGATCTACCGCTTCTACGAGATGGTGATGGTCAACGGCCCCGCCTGGAAGGCCTTGATCGAGGAGGAGTTCGGCGACGGCATCATGTCGGCGATCGACTTCAACATCGCCTTCGAGCGCGAGCCGAACCCCAAGGGCGACCGGGTCAGGATCGCCATGTCCGGCAAGTTCCTGCCATATAAATATTACGGCAACGAGCAGGGCATTCCGGACTACGGCTTCAAGGAGGAGTGA
- a CDS encoding DUF4337 domain-containing protein, translated as MASAAPDVTEDNQPTSKSNKRIALLIGVLALLLAFSEIGGKNAEQDALSKNIEASNLWAFFQAKTIRGTTLRTAADAMEVELAGATDPAVRERLQKRIDGWKATIARYESEPETNEGRKELIVRAKAAEARRDISSARDDKYDIVSGLLQIAIVVASAAIITGVALLAWTGVGLGALGLALMIVAEVAPTALF; from the coding sequence GTGGCCTCAGCTGCACCAGACGTCACCGAAGACAATCAGCCGACCAGCAAATCCAACAAGCGCATCGCCCTTTTGATCGGCGTGCTCGCGCTCTTGCTCGCCTTCTCCGAAATCGGCGGCAAGAACGCCGAGCAGGACGCGCTGTCCAAGAACATCGAAGCCTCCAATCTCTGGGCCTTCTTTCAGGCCAAGACGATCCGCGGCACGACGCTGCGTACCGCCGCCGACGCGATGGAGGTCGAGCTTGCGGGCGCCACCGATCCGGCCGTGCGCGAACGCCTGCAGAAGCGCATCGACGGCTGGAAGGCGACGATCGCCCGCTACGAATCCGAGCCCGAGACCAATGAGGGCCGCAAGGAGTTGATCGTCCGCGCCAAGGCGGCCGAGGCCAGGCGCGACATCTCCAGCGCCCGCGACGACAAATACGACATCGTCTCGGGCCTGCTGCAGATCGCCATCGTCGTCGCCTCGGCGGCGATCATCACCGGCGTCGCCCTGCTCGCCTGGACCGGCGTCGGCCTGGGAGCACTCGGGCTTGCGCTGATGATCGTCGCCGAGGTCGCGCCGACCGCGCTGTTCTAG
- a CDS encoding transporter, translating into MNAYLPLILFTVLTNAAAQLMLKRGMGGVGALDVGNDGLIPTVFRVVFNPFVFAGLCTFVVSMASHLIVLSKVQISYAYPFLSLAYVVVAVYAYFVFQEDLSPARIAGIGFIVLGTIFIAQS; encoded by the coding sequence ATGAACGCCTACCTGCCGTTGATTCTGTTCACGGTGCTGACCAACGCAGCGGCGCAACTGATGCTGAAACGCGGCATGGGCGGGGTCGGGGCGCTCGACGTCGGCAATGACGGACTGATTCCCACCGTCTTCCGCGTCGTCTTCAACCCCTTCGTCTTCGCCGGATTGTGCACCTTCGTGGTCAGCATGGCCTCGCATCTGATCGTGCTATCGAAGGTGCAGATCAGCTACGCCTATCCGTTTTTGAGCCTCGCCTATGTCGTGGTGGCCGTCTACGCCTACTTCGTCTTCCAGGAAGATCTGAGCCCGGCTCGCATCGCCGGCATCGGCTTCATCGTCCTGGGCACCATTTTCATCGCACAGAGCTGA
- a CDS encoding type II toxin-antitoxin system VapC family toxin — MIVVDTSALMAIVLDEPEAKRCMTALAEEPNLSISAVTIAEALIVAERRGVQAEMTDLLGGLGFAVETADLSTAHGVADAYRAWGKGVAPAGLNFGDCFSYQLARQHDCPLLFVGDDFTRTDIVVAGKAGPG, encoded by the coding sequence ATGATCGTCGTCGACACCTCGGCACTGATGGCGATCGTGCTCGACGAGCCGGAAGCAAAGCGTTGCATGACCGCGCTCGCAGAGGAGCCAAATCTCTCGATCTCGGCGGTGACCATTGCCGAGGCGCTGATCGTGGCGGAGCGGCGCGGCGTGCAGGCCGAGATGACGGACTTGCTTGGCGGTCTCGGCTTCGCGGTCGAGACGGCTGATCTTTCAACCGCGCACGGCGTCGCCGATGCCTATCGCGCCTGGGGCAAGGGTGTCGCTCCAGCCGGGCTCAACTTCGGCGACTGCTTCTCCTACCAACTGGCGCGGCAGCATGATTGCCCATTGCTCTTCGTCGGGGACGACTTTACCCGCACGGACATCGTCGTGGCTGGCAAGGCCGGGCCAGGCTGA
- a CDS encoding UbiA family prenyltransferase, with protein sequence MCWAGGEAGTMALPAMLRAMRPHHWAKNGLVFVPILLNHDVFASKALLYGLVAFVSFSLMASSIYLLNDIIDVEADRRHPTKCKRPLAAGEITKGQAYGMVPGLLIASVALTALLPRPDLYLMAWGAYLVLALAYLFVLKRKLLVDVLGLAALHTVRIIAGNAAAAIPISSWLLAFSMFLFLSLALMKRYAELRITQDQSGLKKAGRGYQAEDIEALSQLGMASGCTCALIMALYVDSAAVKQLYRHPEMIWLVCPIILYQIARMWFLARRGNMPDDPLMFMIRDWRSQLMGAVVVLIMLGAKVLP encoded by the coding sequence ATGTGTTGGGCAGGCGGCGAAGCGGGGACGATGGCTCTACCGGCGATGCTTCGGGCGATGCGGCCGCATCATTGGGCGAAGAACGGCCTCGTCTTCGTGCCGATCCTGCTCAACCATGATGTCTTCGCCTCGAAGGCGCTGCTCTACGGCCTCGTCGCCTTCGTTTCCTTCTCGCTGATGGCGTCGTCGATCTACCTCCTCAACGACATCATCGACGTCGAGGCCGACCGCCGTCACCCGACCAAGTGCAAGCGCCCGCTCGCGGCCGGCGAGATCACCAAGGGCCAGGCCTATGGGATGGTCCCGGGCCTGCTGATCGCCTCGGTCGCCCTGACGGCGCTGCTGCCGCGGCCGGATCTCTACCTGATGGCCTGGGGCGCCTATCTCGTTCTGGCGCTCGCCTATCTCTTCGTGCTGAAGCGCAAGCTCCTGGTCGATGTGCTCGGCCTCGCCGCTTTGCACACGGTTCGCATCATCGCCGGCAATGCGGCGGCGGCGATCCCGATCTCGTCCTGGCTGCTCGCCTTCTCGATGTTCCTGTTCCTGAGTCTGGCGCTGATGAAGCGCTATGCCGAGCTGCGCATCACCCAGGACCAGTCCGGGCTGAAGAAAGCGGGCCGCGGCTACCAGGCCGAGGACATCGAGGCGCTGTCGCAACTCGGCATGGCCTCGGGCTGCACCTGCGCGCTGATCATGGCACTCTATGTCGACAGCGCCGCGGTCAAGCAGCTCTACCGTCATCCCGAGATGATCTGGTTGGTCTGCCCGATCATCCTCTATCAGATCGCGCGCATGTGGTTCCTGGCGCGGCGCGGCAACATGCCGGACGATCCTCTGATGTTCATGATCCGGGATTGGCGCAGCCAGCTGATGGGTGCGGTCGTCGTCTTGATCATGCTCGGAGCGAAAGTGCTGCCGTGA
- a CDS encoding tyrosine recombinase XerC has product MSDFDTLRRDWLAHLGHERRLSPKTLEAYGRDIAQFATFLTHHLDTAPTLKAVAALKPADLRAFLGYRRRDGVGNRTLMRQLAALRSLARFGERSGRLTAAAFAATRGPRLGKGLPRPLDAKAAAAVTKADSRAGEERPDWVLARDAAVLSLLYGSGLRIFEALGLKRSQAPVSTADALTVLGKGGKTRMVPVLPIVIEAIATYLAQCPWRLAPEGPLFVGVKGGPLSPRIIQLAVEGLRGSLGLPGSATPHALRHSFATHLLGRGGDLRAIQELLGHASLSTTQIYTRIDSTRLLAAYDSAHPRARG; this is encoded by the coding sequence ATGAGCGATTTCGACACCCTCCGGCGCGACTGGCTCGCCCATCTCGGCCATGAGCGCCGGCTCTCGCCGAAGACGCTCGAGGCCTATGGCCGCGACATCGCCCAGTTCGCCACCTTCCTCACCCATCATCTCGATACAGCGCCGACGCTGAAGGCTGTTGCCGCCCTGAAGCCGGCGGACCTGCGCGCCTTTCTCGGCTATCGCCGCCGCGACGGCGTCGGCAACCGCACGCTGATGCGCCAACTGGCGGCCCTGCGTTCGCTGGCTCGCTTCGGCGAGCGCAGCGGCCGGCTGACCGCCGCCGCCTTCGCCGCGACGCGCGGACCGCGACTCGGCAAGGGCCTGCCCCGCCCGCTCGATGCGAAAGCAGCCGCGGCGGTAACCAAAGCCGACAGCCGTGCCGGTGAGGAGCGGCCCGACTGGGTGCTGGCCCGCGATGCCGCAGTACTCTCGCTGCTCTATGGCAGCGGCCTGCGCATCTTCGAAGCACTCGGCCTGAAACGCTCGCAGGCCCCGGTGAGCACCGCCGATGCGCTGACCGTGCTCGGGAAGGGCGGCAAGACCCGGATGGTGCCGGTGCTGCCCATCGTCATCGAGGCCATCGCCACCTATCTCGCGCAATGCCCGTGGCGGCTCGCGCCCGAAGGCCCGCTCTTCGTCGGCGTCAAGGGTGGACCGCTTTCGCCGCGCATCATCCAGCTCGCCGTCGAGGGCCTGCGTGGCTCGCTCGGGCTGCCGGGCAGCGCAACGCCGCATGCGCTGCGCCATTCCTTCGCCACGCATCTGCTCGGCCGTGGCGGTGATCTGCGTGCTATCCAGGAGCTGCTCGGCCACGCCTCGCTCTCGACGACGCAGATCTATACCCGCATCGATTCCACCCGCCTGCTCGCGGCCTATGATTCCGCCCATCCACGAGCCCGCGGATAA
- a CDS encoding class I SAM-dependent methyltransferase, with the protein MSTASDASFWDRSSQKYAKSPISDQAGYECTLERTRALLKPDDRVLELGCGTGTTALRLASEVESYLATDISSGMIAIAEEKRTASPIAGLAFRAATAEALASEPARFDAVLGFNYLHLVRDLPGTLRSIHTLLAPGGLFISKTACLGDMNLLIRLALPLARAIGKAPYVSVFRAPDLKQLISAAGFEILNTESHASRGKDSRPFIMARRN; encoded by the coding sequence ATGAGCACAGCGAGCGATGCCAGTTTCTGGGACCGGTCGTCACAGAAATATGCCAAGTCGCCGATCTCGGACCAGGCCGGATATGAGTGCACGCTAGAACGGACCCGCGCCCTGTTGAAGCCGGACGACAGGGTGCTGGAACTCGGCTGCGGAACCGGGACGACGGCGTTGCGGCTTGCAAGCGAGGTCGAAAGCTATCTCGCGACGGATATCTCCTCAGGCATGATCGCCATCGCCGAGGAGAAGCGCACAGCCAGCCCGATTGCGGGGCTTGCCTTCCGCGCCGCGACGGCGGAAGCGCTCGCATCCGAGCCGGCCCGGTTCGATGCGGTTCTCGGGTTCAACTATCTTCATCTCGTGCGCGACCTTCCCGGCACGCTGCGCAGCATCCACACACTGCTCGCCCCGGGCGGGTTGTTCATCTCGAAGACAGCCTGTCTCGGCGACATGAACCTGCTCATCCGGCTTGCTTTACCGCTGGCGCGCGCCATTGGCAAAGCGCCCTATGTCAGCGTCTTCCGGGCGCCGGATCTGAAGCAGCTCATATCGGCTGCGGGCTTCGAGATCCTCAATACGGAGAGCCATGCGAGCCGGGGCAAGGACAGCCGTCCCTTCATCATGGCACGCAGGAATTGA